ATGCAATTGAAGCATATAATAAATCCTTATCATTGAAGCCCGACAATGCACATGTGCTTACCGATCTGGGGGTAATGTTCCGCCGTAACGGTAATCCGCAAAAAGCTGTGGATACCTTTGATAAGGCGATACTTGCTGCGCCGAAGCATGAAACCGCGCGCCTTAATAAAGGGATAGTTCTTTATTACGATCTCGAAGATAAGGCCGGAGCCATTCAGACCTGGAATGGTCTGGTCCAGATGAATCCCGGAGCCAGAGCGCCCAGCGGAAAGCTGGTTAAGGATATGATCAGGGATCTTTCTTGATTTTTATAAGGAATGATCAAAGTAGCAATGCCGTACTGTAGAAGAACAGTACGGCATTGCTTTTATGACTTGTGTTTTACTTTGTAAGAAAGCCGGGTAGAGCCTTTTCAATCAGCATAGCGGCTTTTTCAATGCCACGTTCACTGCCGGGATGGAATTCCGTTATGCCCAGCCCGCAGATGTCCATTCTTTTTCCGACTTCTTCTATCATCTTAAGAAGATTACTGAAATGCAGTCCGGCGGAAGGCGACGGCTTACCGTGGGCAAAGCCGATGGGGTTCACCGCATCTACATCAAGATGGATATAGACCTTGCTGAATCCAGTCTCTTGAATCTGCTTAGCCAGCCATTCCGGGTTCCGTTCCAGTTCTTCGGGACCGAAAAAAGAGATCTTGCTGTTGATGATAAAGTCCAACTCCGGCGGGTCAAAAGTCCTAACCCCTGCGCAGAATATTTGTATAGGGTGCAGCGGAGTAAGCATTACTTCGGTTATTTCCGGTCCTGCATTGCCAAGAATAGCCGAAAGGGCCATGCCCTGAAAGCGGCCGGACTGCGAGGTTGTCGGGGTGTGCAGGTCCGGGTGGGCATCAAACCAGATCAGAGCCAGTTTTTGTCCATGTTTGCGGGACATCCATGATACCGGCCCCGTTTCAGTTCCGCAGTCTCCTCCCAGCAGGAGAATGCGATCCGGATTTTCCTGTTCAAGTATGGCGCATGCATTCTGCAATTGTTTAATTATTTCACTCTTGCCTGCCAAAGGGGCACCGGAGGTGATCTCCTTGAAAGGGGCTGTCTCCACTGTCTGAGGGGATGGGATTCCGGGAATTCCATCCGTCAGGGCAAATGCTCCTTCATATAGGGCTTCATTGTCGATGGAGCCCTGCCATTGCGGAAAAACAAGGGTGATGTCTTTCAATATTAATCTTCCGGCTTAAAGAATTTCAATCTCAGGGCGTTGCTGACTACAGTTACTGAGCTGAGGGACATAGCTGCCGCCGCAAACATGGGCGAAAGAGTCGGTCCTCCAAAAATATGCAGCAGCCCTGCGGCTACTGGAATCCCCAGCACGTTGAAGGCAAATGCCCAGAAAAGATTCTGCTTGATATTGCGCACTGTTGCCCGGCTTAGTGAGAGCGCAGTGAGTACTCCGCTCAAATTGCCTTTCATCAGTACTACGTCTCCTGATTCAATTGCGACATCAATTCCGGTGCCCATAGCAATGCCAAGGTCTGCTGACGCAAGGGCCGGGGCATCGTTGATCCCGTCTCCTATCATGGCAACCTTGCGGCCTTCAGCTTTTTCTTTGTTAACCACTTCCGCTTTGCGGTCAGGCATGACCTGCGCGACGACCCTGTCTATTCCGGCTTCATCTGCGATGGCGTGGGCCACTTTTTCATTATCCCCGGTAAGCATGACTGTCTGAACTCCGAGCTTATGGAGCTTGCTGATTGTCTGAGGGGTTTCCTTCTTGATGCGGTCGGCAATAGCCAGAATACCGGCCAGCTTGCCGTTCTTGGCGATGTAGAGCGGGCTTTGTCCTGATGCTGCAAAGCGCAGGGCTGCTTCATTGGCAACACTGTCGTCCAGTCCGCCGATGAAGTTTTGTTCAAGAAACTTCCTGTTACCCAACAGCATGGGCTGGCCTCCGGTTTCGGTATTGATACCAAGGCCGGATACCGCCTGAAAAGATGTTGTTTCCGGCAAGGGGGAGCCAATTTCTTCAGCTGCACGGACCACAGCCCTTGCCAGCGGATGTTCGGACTGCCTTTCCGCTGATCCGGCCAGCAAGATCAGTTCTTGCGGATTTTCTCCATCCACGGTGAAAGTCTCAGCTACTTCCGGTTTTCCGTAGGTCAGGGTTCCGGTTTTGTCGAAGATCATGGTTTCGATCTTTCCTGCGGTCTCAAGGGCTTCCCCGGATTTGACCAGCACACCCAGCTGCGCTCCGCGCCCGGTGCCGACCATGATTGCGGTGGGTGTTGCCAGTCCCATGGCGCAGGGGCAGGCAATGACCATTACGCTGATGAATATGCGCAGGGCAAAGGTAAAAGGTTCGTCGCTGAAAAAGAACCAGCCCAACGCGGCTGCAATGCCGATGGCCATGACTGTGGGTACAAAATAAAAGCTGACCGTGTCCGCAAGGCTGGAGATGGGGGCCTTGGAACCCTGCGCTTCCTGGACAAGGCGGATGATGCGTGAAAGCACGGTATTTTCGCCAACATTGGTGACCTGAACATTCAGTGCTCCGCCGCCGATGTTTACTGTTCCTCCGGCTACGTCATCACCTGTGCTTTTGGACACGGGCATGGATTCTCCGGTGAGCATCGATTCATCAATGTCGGAATGGCCATCAGCAACTTTGCCGTCGGCGGCTACGCGATCTCCGGGGCGGATGAGGATCAGGTCGCCGGGGCCGATTTCTTCCACCGGGGTGGGAATCTGTTCCCCGTTCTGCAACAGGATGGCCTGCGCCGGAGTCAGGTCCATGAGTTTTTCAATGGCTTCGGAAGTTCGCGAACGGGCGCGGGTTTCTTGGAATTTGCCGAGCAGAATCAGGGTAATGATAGTGGCTGCGGATTCAAAATATAAATCCATGGCCCGTGCAGGAGCATCAATTCCCAGCGCGATTTCAATGGTATTCCACAGGGAGTATACCACTGCCGCCGAGGTTCCCACGGCAATGAGCGAGTCCATGTTGGGTGCACCGCGCAGTAAATTCGGGAAACCCTGTAAATAAAAATTACGTCCGAACCAAAGTACCGGTCCGGTCAGAACCAGCTGAATCAGGGCAAAGCCCAGCGGTGAAGCGTGTGGGTTGATGGCATCAGGCAGGGGCATGCCGACCATGTGCCCCATGGTAATGATCAAAAGGGGGACGGTGAATGCAAGAGCGGCAAAGAGTCGACTCTTCATTTTTACCAATTTAGCTTCGTTTTCCGCTTTTCTCTTTTCAAAATTTTCTTTGGCATTATGAGCAGACTGGATTTGACCGGATTCAAATCCGGCATCAGCGATAATCTGCCTTATGGTGCGCAGTGATATTTCTGCCGGGTTGAAATTCAAGGTCGCGGTTTCAGAAGCAAGGCTGACCTGCGCGTTTATGATTCCTTCAGTTCCATTTAGTACCCGGTCCAGTCGCGAAGAGCAGGCGGAGCAAGCCATGCCGGAAACAGGTAAGGTCAATTCCGTGCCTTCAATTTTTTCTACGGCTTCAAATCCTGCCATTTTTACAGAAGAGATAATGTCGGCTGCGGAGACCTGTTCCGGGTCATAGTCCGCTGCCAGCGATTCCGCAGCAAGATTGACTGTTGCACTCTCTACGCCGTCCAGATTGCCGATGACCCTTTCCAGTCGTGCTGAGCAAGCGGAGCAGGTCATACCTTTAATTTCAAATGTGCTGTGCATAATATATCCTTGTTTGCCGGGAGTCGGGGATTGCATTGCCCGCATACATTACTTATAGCTAGTCCCGGCAGGTTATTTTAAAAAGTGATTTGAACAGATTTGATATTAAGAATCAACTTCTTTTGAGGTGGGACAATATGAAGGAACAAAAAGTAATACTTTCGGAAAAAGCCATGGCCCGTACTCTGGATCGTCTCGCATCAGAGATTACTGAGCGACGCGGGGATAGCGAAAATATAGCTATTATCGGTATTCAAAGGCGCGGTGCCGACCTTGCGGAGCGTTTGAAACTTATTCTGGATGAGAAGCTGGGTCGTAAAATACCTCTTGGTAAGCTGGATATCAACCTTTACCGTGACGACTGGACCAATCTGACTCGCCAGCCGAGCATCAACTGCACTGAGATTCCTTTTGATATTGAATCATCCTCCATTATTCTGGTGGATGATGTCCTTTTTTCCGGTCGCACAGTACGCGCCGCCCTTGAAGCTGTTCTTGATTTCGGGCGTCCGCGCCGAGTGGAGCTGTTGGTGCTGGTGGATCGCGGTCACCGTGAACTACCTATCCGGGCCGATTATGTGGGTAAGGAAGTGGTTACTTTTGAAGACCAGCATGTGAATGTTCTGGTCAAGGAAAGGGATGACGAAGACAAGGTTGTTCTGATCCGTTCCTGATTTTCTCTTCTCAGCTGCGGAGTGCATTGCGCCCGGAAGGTTTGAATTTTTTTATGCAAGAATGGAATCATGAATTTTCAGAAGATTGCTCTGTTATTCTGATCGGTATGGCTGGAGCCGGAAAGTCTACTCTGGCACCGCTTCTGGCTCAAAAGCTAGGTTGGGAGCACATTGATACCGATGCTGTAATTGAGAGTTATTACGGTCGTCCTTTACAGGACATTGTGGACCGTCTGGGTGTGCCGGAATTTCGCAAGGCCGAGGAGTATATTGTTTCCAGCCTTGGGGTTTTTCGTACAGTTGTTTCCACCGGGGGCAGCGTCATTTACGGGCCCAAAGGCATGGAAAGACTTAAAGGGCTCGGCCCGGTCATTTATCTGCGTATTTCAAGCGAAGCCTGCCTCAAACGTGTCGGCGGCGGGGAAAATCGCGGGCTGGCCATTGTTCCGGGCCAGACTTTGAAAAGCCTCTACGAGGAACGAATTCCCCTTTATGAACAGTATGCTGATTTTGCTGTTGATACGGACAATTGCTTACCGGAAGAATGTGCTGAGCAGATTCAGCAGTGGCTTAAGTCAAAAGAAGTTAAAAAAGTTAAGGATATATAATGAAAAAAATGACCAGACAGGCTGTGTTCCGCAAGCTTGACGCACTTTATGGGCGGATGGCCTCTGTTTATGCTGACACATCCGCCAAGATCGGTCTTTCCTGTGAGGGTTGTGAAGAAAACTGCTGCACCAGCTATTTTCAGCACCACACCTATGTGGAATGGACATATCTCTGGCAAGGCTTGAATAAACTTCCTGAAGATAAGCGTAATGAATATATCCGCCGTTCAGAAGATTACGTGCATAATACAAAGGCCATGTTGGATAACGGCATGCGTCCCAAGATAATGTGTCCGCTGAATGATGATGGTCTTTGCGGGGTTTACAAGCACAGACTGATGATCTGTCGCATGCACGGGGTGGTCAATACCCTGCGTCAGCCCAACGGACGTCAGCTTTCTTTTCCCGGTTGTTTCAAGTGTCAGGAACTGACTAAGGATATGGACAATGTGCCCGTGGTCGACCGTACTCCCCTTTACAAGGAACTTGTGGGGCTTGAAATGGGATTGCTCGGTAATAAAATCAGGACCTTGCCCAAGGTGGATCTGACCCTTGCTGAAATGATTGTCATGGGACCGCCGAATTTGAATGGCTAATTGCTTTCCATCCCTGCTGTGGCCATGAGGAAGGCTATGAAGTCATCAATGTTGTTTTTGCGGCATTTGATGTAGCGCATGGCGTATTCTTCAAAAGTTAACTCCGCTCCGTAAACATGGTAACGATGTTGCGGACTTCCGAATTCAAGGCCGATGAATTCGGCTATCTGCGGATGGATGGGCTGCTCAAAATCAGGAAAGGGTGCTGGGAATTTTTCCAAATCCTGTTTACTCAAACGGTCTATACCCAACTCTTCGAGCAGGGTGTTTGCGCTTAGGGTAAGCAGTTCTGCGCGGGGATGGTTGATGGTATTGAAAAGGGGCTGTTTCTTGTAATTCTCAAGAATATGGTCCACGTATTTGACCGGGGTTCGTGCTTCTTTGGTCCTTTCAATTTTTATGGACCGATCCGTTATTTCTGTGAAATCGTAGATCTTGGTCAACCTAGTGTTCATGAAAAGATGCAGAATCTGGGATTCACTGAGTTCTTTTCCAAGCAGGGAATCCAGAAATGTGTCCCGGTAATCGAATCCGGTTTTATTGGACCACAGTGGCCAGTAATGGATAAAAAGCATGCTTGGAAAAGCGATTGAGCGAGCTTTGTCTTGTAGCCGGGAAATGATTTTATCCGAGGCCAGTTCTGCCCAGCTTTTACCAAGGAGTGGCTGGTAGAGGAAAAGGTCGCACTCGGCGATGAGTTCCGGTGGGATGGATTCGCGGGTATAGTTGGTGAAGCGATGGATATCATATTTGGTGCTGAATTCTTCGTTCAGCAAAAGCAGTTCTTCTATCGGTTCGCCCTGACAATTGGCATGTAGGATACAGTTTTTCTTCATTTCGGGATGAACTCTAGCATACCCGTTTATGGTTTCTCAATACGACAAGGCCGTTAATATGAGGTTATGGTAGTGAATAAATTTTCCACAAAAGAGTTGCTGCGTCTTGTCGCAGCTGTGCAGCCTGTGGATACATCTCTTGATGAACAGGCTCGTGCTCATCTGGACAACCTGACCAAACCGCTTGGAAGTCTGGGCAGGCTGGAAGATCTTGCAGCGAAGATGTATGTGGCTTCCGGCGGAAATCCTCCGCAGGCTGACCCGGCCCGTATTTATGCAATTGCCGGGGATCACGGAGTCAACGAAGAGAATGTCAGTTATTTTCCGCAGGAAGTTACCCGTCAGATGGTGGAGAATTTTCTGGCCGGGGGCGCGGGGATAAACGTGTTGGCCCGTACTTCCGGGGTGGAGTTGATAGTGGTTGATGCCGGATGCAAGGGCGGACCTTTTCCGGAACATCCCAAGCTTATTCAGCGCAGGATCGGTTGCGGCACGGAAAATATTTCCAAAGGTCCGGCCATGGACGAGGATTGTTGTAGGCAGGCCATTGCTCTTGGGGTTGAACTTGCTGATGAAGCCTATGCGCAGGGTATCAAAGTTCTCGGCACCGGGGAGATGGGGGTTTCCAATACCACTCCGTCAACCGCTCTTTATTGTGCTTATTTTGATCTCGAACCTGCTGACATCACTGGTCCGGGAGGCGGCATTGATCCTGAAGGCGTTATCCGCAAGACAGAGGTTGTCCGTTCTGCTCTTGCTGCCAATGCTGAGGTTGTTCGGTCAGCTGATCCTTTTGCAATTCTTACTGCCCTTGGCGGGTATGAGATTGCCGCATTGGCCGGGTTGATCATCGGCGGGGCCAAGAATAAACAGATGGTTTGCATAGATGGATTCATCTCCACTGCCGCCTATGCTGCTGCCGTAAAGATCTGTCCGGCGGTGGGCGGATATTGCGTACTCAGCCATGCTTCCGCAGAACCGGGCTACGCAAAAGTCATCAAAGCCCTTGGACGCAGGCCGCTTTTGCATCTTGATATGCGGCTCGGGGAAGGGTCAGGTGCGGCACTGTCCATGTTCATGCTGCGCGCCGCCGCAAATATTTACAACGAAATGGCAACGTTCGACGATGCCGGAGTAGATGCAGGAGGTTAAGTCATGCCAAAAGAATTGGTAAAGACTGTTAAAGCAGCAGGTTGAGCAGCCAAGATCGCTCCGGGGGACCTGGAGCAGGTTTTGTGCGGCTTAGCCGTTGAGGATGAGCGTCTGCTGACCGGACTGGGGGGGAATGAAGATTCCGCCATAGTCTCTTTTCCTGCGGGCAAAGCACTGGTCCAGACCGTGGATTTTTTTACCCCGGTGGTTAATGATCCGTTTTGGTTCGGGCAGATTGCTGCGGCAAATTCCCTTTCCGATGTTTATGCCATGGGCGGCGAACCTTGGACCGCCATGAATATTGTCTGCTATCCCATGAAAGAAATGGGGCCGGAAATCCTGCGTGAAATCTTGAAGGGCGGCATGGATAAAATCCGTGAAGCCGGGGCAGTACTTGCCGGAGGGCATAGCGTCGAGGACGATGAAATTAAGTACGGTCTTTCGGTGACCGGAATGGTTGATCCTGACGGATTCGCTTCCAACAAAGGCTTGCGCGAGGGTGATCAACTACTGCTGACCAAGCCCCTTGGAACCGGGGTTTTGGCTACGGCTCTCAAAGCTGACTGGGACGGCGCTGAGCGGTTTGAAAAAGATGTCTATAAATGGGCATCCAAGCTGAATATTTCAGGCGGAAAAGTCATTCGTGAGTTGGGCCTCAAAGGGGCCACTGATGTGACCGGGTTCGGCCTTGGCGGGCATGTGCTGGAAATGGCTGATGCTTCCGGCGTGGCTGTGGAGATGTGGCTGGATAAGGTGCCGTTCATGGATGATGTTGTGGATCTGGCCTCCATGGGTATGATTCCGGCAGGAAGCTTTGCTAACCGTAACTATTGCAGTTCACAGGTTCAGACCACAGCAGATGCCGACAGCATCAAGACCGACCTTGTTTTCGATGCTCAGACATCCGGCGGGCTTATTTTGGCCGTGCCTGAAGACCAGTTGCAGCAGGCCAAAGATATGCTGCTGGAAGCTGGTGACCTTGCCGCCCATGTGGGGCAGGTAAAAGCCCATGAAAGTGGGATTGCCAGATTGCGGATTAAATAATTCTTTTTGTTTTGAAATACAAAAGGCGCAGGTTGTCGCGAACCTGCGCCTTTCATTTTTTATGAGGAGGAATTGGCGATTCCTTTTAGTGAAATTTTTTTACGCAGAACCTCGGCTGTTTGTAACTGCCTGAATAAGTTCCGCATTGGCATTGTATACAGGTGAAGAGGTAATCTTTACCAGTTCGCGGTGCATGTCGGGGTCCGCGAATGCCTTTCTCCGCAAGCGCTTGCGTTGCAGATTCTTCATTGAGTTTGCCAGATCGTCGTCCCTAACGGGAGGAGCCTGAGAAACCTTGTTGAGTTCGGGTGCGTTTGCCATTGTATACCTCCGTCCTTGGAAGTTATAAATGATGATGTTAATAGAGCATGAAACCTGTTTATATCTCTTATCGGACAACTGGAAGGTTACTTTAGAGGCTTAATGTAAAAAAGATAAATATATTAAAAAAGCCCGCATTCGACTTAGTCGAATGCGGGCTAGAAATTGTAGTCTGAGATTTAAATCAATCTTTCCAATTCCACCATTTTTCTAATTCAGGGTCTCGATTTTCGTTACCCACATAGTAGACCGCACATCTGAACACATACAGCATGCAGCGGTCCACATGGCAGCCTGCAAGCTCTTCAAGGCGTGCGTACATGTCATCCGGATTTTCGTCCTTGATTTCGTCAAGGGAACGATAACCCAGATTCCAGAGGTCCATGGCAATGGATTTACCTACTCCCGGAATTGTACGGAAGGATTTCAGGATTTCGGGATCAGCACTTTTCATAAACGCGATCGAGAATCTCTTTAGCTCCTGCGGCCAGCACTTCTTCGGCCAAAGCGAGGCCGATGTTCCATGCATCGTCAGCAGGGCCGCTCTTTTCCATACGGATGGGGCTGGAGCCGTCGATATCAGCAACGAATCCGGTCAGTTTGACCTGATCACCATCAAGCTGGGACCATGCTGCAATGGGGACCTGACAACCGCCGTCAAGGCCGGTCAGGAAGCCGCGTTCTGCATGTACCTGACGAGCTGTCATTCCGTCATGCAGAAATGCGAGGATATCCTGAATTTCAGTGTCCTCAATGCGGTACTCAATGCCCAGCGCGCCCTGTGCCACTGCGGGCAGGAAGGTCGGGGGGCCGAGGATTTCGCTTTTGGGAGCGGAAAGATTGAGCCTGTTCAGTCCGGCTGTGGCAACTACAATGGCGTCGAATTCACCATTGAGGAGTTTGCCTACACGGGTATCGAGATTTCCGCGCAGGGATTCGATTTTGAGATCATTACGCAGGGCCAGAACCTGAGACTGACGGCGCAGGCTGCTGGTGCCCACAACGGCTCCTGCGGGCAGGTCTTTGAGGGAATCGTATTTCACGGAAAGCAGGGTGTCGGTCTCTGCTTCGCGTGGGGGAATAACGCCAACTTCAAGGCCTTCGGGAAGTTCGGTGGGAACGTCCTTCATGCTGTGTACGGCGAGGTCTGCGCGACCATCGAGAAGTGCTTCTTCGATTTCTTTTACGAAAAGGCCCTTGCCGCCCACTTTTGCCAGCGGAACATCCAGAATCTTGTCGCCCTTGGTTTTGATCTTGAGCAGTTGAACATCAATTCCGGGATATTCTTCACGTAGAAGGTCGGAAATATGGTTGGCCTGCCAGAGGGCAAGTTTGCTGCCACGAGTTGCGATGGTAATTTTTCTCATTGTTCCGCCGTTATGTTTGAAATTTATTTTTTATTTAGCTGCCGCAGGAAGAGCAGTCGCCGCCGGAGCATCCGGCACAAGCACTGCTGGAAGAAGCCGCAGGAGCGGGAGCAGAACCCATATCACCCATATCAGGTGCTCCGCCACCTGTCTTAAACTTGCAGGCGGACATGAGTTTATCAGTTTTTTCAGACTTGCAGTGCGGGCAGGGAGGACATTCGTCGCGGTTGAAAACCAGCTCCTCGAATTCCTTGCCGCAGTCAGCGCATTTGTATTCGAAAATAGGCATTTATATTTACTCCGTGCTTTGAAATATCTATTGCGAGAAATTGCATAGCCCAAATTGTATTAGCAGGCAATGCTCAGACACCCTTCGGGGACCCTACTGGGGACTCTCCGAGGGCTTAAACCTAATAAGGCTTCGCCTGTTTGTGTGTTCGAGGGTCGCCTTAACACGCTATATGCGAAGCTAATTAAAAGGTTCTGAAAGGGATGGGGTCTGGGGAAGGGAAAACTCTTGCAAGAGTTTTCCCTTCCCCAGCCGCCGGAGGCATATTTTTACTTAGTCTTGGCAATAGGCCAGACTTCATCGATGCGTTCGATGGGGGTAATTTCGATTTTTGCCAGAAGTTCATCGGGAATATCTTCGAGATCCTTCTGATTCTGGGAAGGGATAAGTACCCGTTTCATTCCCAGAGATACGGCAGCGAGGATTTTTTCCTTGATACCGCCGACCGGAAGAACGCGTCCGCGCAGGGAGATTTCCCCGGTCATGGCCAGTTCCGGGTCAGTCGGGGTTCCGGTCAGTGCGGAAACAAGGGCGGTGACCAAGGTTACACCGGCAGACGGGCCGTCTTTTGGGGTTGCTCCGTCGGGAACGTGGATGTGCAGGTCCTGTTCTTCGTGGAACTTGGAACTGATGCCGTATTCATCTGCATGGCGGCGGGCAAAAGATACCGCAGCCTGTGCGGATTCCTTCATCACATCGCCGAGCTGTCCGGTCAGAAGCTGCTTGCCTTTACCGGGCATGGCTGAGACTTCAACATGCAGCACCGTACCGCCGACAGGAGTCCAGGCAAGGCCGAGGGCTACACCTGCGGGAAGCTCGCTTTCCTTTTCATCTTCAAGATGTTTGGGAATACCGAGATATTTGTGCAGGTTGTCAGCGGTCACTTCAAAGGGTCCTTTTTCGCCTTCTGCCTTCTTACGGGCCAGCTTGCGGCATACGGAACCCACTTCACGTTCAAGGTTACGAAGGCCGGCTTCACGGGTGTATTCCTTGATGATCTTACCGATGATTTCATCATCCATGATCATCTCGCCTTCTTTGAGGCCGTTTTCTGTGCACTGGCGTCCGAGGATGTAACGCTTGGCAATATTGATCTTGTCGTATTCTGTGTAGCCGGGAATGCGGATCAATTCCATACGGTCCAGCAGGGGCCGGGGGATAGAATCCAGTACGTTGGCAGTGCAGATGAACATGACCTTGGAAAGATCGTAAGGTACGTTCAGGTAATGGTCAGTGAACGAGTTGTTCTGTTCGGGGTCCAGTACTTCCAGCAGAGCTGAGGATGGATCACCGCGGAAATCAGAGCCGAGCTTGTCGATTTCATCAAGCATGATTACCGGGTTGCGGGTTCCGCACTGCTTAAGACCCTGAATGATACGTCCGGGCATGGAGCCTATGTAGGTGCGGCGATGCCCGCGAATCTCAGCTTCATCTCGCATACCGCCAAGGGACATGCGGTGAAATTTTCGCTTGAGGCTACGCGCGATAGAGCGGCCAAGCGAAGTTTTACCAACCCCCGGAGGGCCCACAAAGCAGAGGATGGGTCCTTTCATAGACGGGTTCAGTTTGCGTACACTTAAATATTCAAGGATGCGTTCCTTGACCTTCTCAAGGTCGTAATGATCTTCATCAAGGATTTTCTTGGCATCAATGATGTCAAGACGGTCGCGGGATTGTTTGGACCACGGAATCTCGATCATCCAGTCAAGGTAAGTGCGAATGACTGTTGCCTCAGATGCTTCGGGGTGCATGGCTTCAAGGCGACGCAGCTGTTTTTCCGCTTCCTTGCGCACATCTTTAGGCATCTTGGCTTTGGCGATGGCTGTGCGGATTTCTTCAGCTTCTTCGGCTTCGTCTGTGGATTCGCCAAGTTCTTTCTTTATGGCCTTGAGCTGTTCGCGCAGATAGAAATCTTTTTGGGCCTTGTCCATTCCTTCTTTGGCCATGGACTGGATCTTGTTCTGCATGGAAGCAACTTCCACTTCCTGTGTGAGCTGAGTGTTGACCAGATTCAACCGTTCAACAGGCTCTCCGCATTCAAGGATGGACTGAGCCACATCAACTTTCATACGCAGGTTTGAGGCGATCAGGTCGGCAAGGCGTCCCGGTTCGTCAACACTGTTGAGCACACTCATGATGTCAGCAGATGAGATGCCGCGCAGGGTCAGAATTTTTTCGCTTTGCTCACGGGAGGAGCGCACAAGTGCTTCCTGAGTGGCATCCATATCCCCGGATTCTGCTTCGGGGATGGCTTCAATTTCAGCGATATGGAAAGGCTCGGAGCCTATGAATCGCTTGATTCTGGCGCGGGAAACTCCCTGCACCAATACTTTCAAACGACCGTCAGGCATTTTGAGCATGCGCATGATCATGCACACTGTCCCGGTCAGGTAGAGATCTTCGTGTTCCGGATTTTCAACGCTCTCGTCTTTCTGGGTCACGACCATGACGTAGCGGTTGCTGGTCATAGCTGCTTCTACGGCATTGACGGATTTTTCACGGCCCACAAAAAGCGGAAGGATCATATAGTTGAAGACAACAATGTCCCGCACTGCCAGCACCGGAAGGGTGGTGGGGATGTCAATATGGGCATCATCGGGAATGCTGCCTGCGTCTTCCAGCAGGTCGGCGGCATCATGGAGCACGTTCAGCGGAGAAACCGGAGGTTTGTTCAGCCCCTGATCATTGCCTGCATCTGACTCAGGCTCCCGGTGTGCTTTTTTTTGAACTTCCGCTTTATCTTTTTTGTTCAGCTTAAGCGGTTTGATGGGTGATTTTTTTTTCTTCAACGCAAAATCCTTTAGTTCAGAAGTGGTTGTCTTGATCTATTTAAAAAGCATTAAATATCCGGCCCACAGCGGTCAGGCAGGGGCCGGATAGCTTGTCAGTTAGTTTTTACCAAAATAAATAAGAATTTATTTTGGGTAGTTTACACTAGCGGATCTCAAATCCCTTGTGCTCTGTATCGTAATCCATCCATTCGCACTTCACATCTGAAATCTGCGAAAGGGGAGGACCGACCAGCAGCCGGGTTCTCATTTCAGCGACTTTTGCTTCGTCGCCTTGCAGCAGTACTTCGACCTTGCCTTCATCGAGGTTGCGTACCCAACCGTTGAGGTTCAGCGCGACAGCCTGATCATTTACCCAGGCCCGGAAGAAAACACCT
This DNA window, taken from Marinifilum sp. JC120, encodes the following:
- a CDS encoding acylphosphatase produces the protein MIRSYHCVVTGKVQGVFFRAWVNDQAVALNLNGWVRNLDEGKVEVLLQGDEAKVAEMRTRLLVGPPLSQISDVKCEWMDYDTEHKGFEIR